The Sander vitreus voucher LodgeLab Svitreus_1 mitochondrion, complete genome genome window below encodes:
- the ND6 gene encoding NADH dehydrogenase subunit 6, whose product MTYVMSLFLLGLVLGLVAVASNPSPYFAALGLVVVAGMGCGVLVSYGGAFLSLVLFLIYLGGMLVVFAYSAALAAEPYPETWGSRPVAGYMALYVLGVVVISSNFWGGWYEFSWVPGDELSEFSVFRGDTGGVALMYSVGGGMLIISAWALLLTLLVVLELTRGLSRGTLRAV is encoded by the coding sequence ATGACCTATGTTATGTCTTTATTTTTATTAGGGTTAGTGCTGGGGTTAGTTGCAGTTGCTTCTAACCCTTCCCCATACTTTGCTGCTTTGGGATTAGTAGTAGTTGCGGGCATGGGGTGTGGGGTCTTAGTTAGTTACGGCGGGGCTTTTCTTTCTTTGGTTTTATTTCTAATTTATCTCGGGGGAATATTAGTTGTATTTGCATATTCGGCAGCGCTTGCTGCCGAGCCGTACCCTGAGACTTGGGGAAGTCGCCCGGTTGCGGGCTATATAGCCCTCTACGTGTTAGGGGTTGTGGTTATTTCAAGTAATTTTTGGGGAGGGTGATATGAGTTTTCATGAGTCCCGGGGGATGAGCTTAGTGAATTTTCTGTATTTCGAGGGGATACTGGTGGGGTGGCATTAATATATTCTGTAGGAGGAGGCATGTTAATTATTAGTGCCTGGGCTTTACTATTAACGCTTCTTGTTGTGCTTGAGTTGACCCGGGGCCTTAGTCGAGGGACACTTCGGGCTGTTTAA